Within the Phaseolus vulgaris cultivar G19833 chromosome 9, P. vulgaris v2.0, whole genome shotgun sequence genome, the region atagaataatttttaCAGTTATAAAGTGATGCTTTATACTGTACAATTATTGTACAAttgtgaaaataatattttacaataaataaatacagtTGTAAAAGAAGAAACCTTATGCagagagaatttgttttgaTCTCAGAAGATCTCTCACAAGCATCCAGAAACAATAGTTTCATGTGACGGAATGGTCCAAAATGGTGCAATGTGCAAAAAGGCTGTCACCCTACGTCTACCAAATATAACTGCACATTTGAATTCAATTCTTTTATCACTCATTGGACCCACCTCTTGATTAGTACTATTGGTAAATCCCATTGCCCCAATCTTCACATTCTATAACCCAAACACTCTTTTTTAAATTCAGTCGTAGTTGCTTACTTGGGAGCATGTCTATGCCAAAAATCAACCCAGATATAAAGTAGTTCCCACATTTCATGCTTACAAATTCAATACCTTGTACCACTTTTCGTCTACTATTCTTTTGGCCTTGCTTACCTTATCCCAATCTTATTACTTCACTTTAATGATTCACTTAATCATATCTACTTCGATAACGGCAAGATCATAATTGGCTTCTATTGTGGATGATGTAGAATATATGCATTTTTTACATAAGGTTAGTCAGATGTTGAAACCATGCTTAAGATCTTAATCAAGTTAAAGCGTGACTAAGAATTAgagtataatatataataagttGGGTGATCAATGAGTAGTGTCTTATTCGGCCTCCTACTTGATTTTTAACATAAACTTTTCTCTGTTGAAGTCACAACTTCTTTGGCCCACCAAGCCTGCTTCCCCATGTGATCCTCCAAAGGATCTATGACTaatcttcttttcctttctttttccaTTAATCATATGTAATTATGATTCATCAATTTACTTACATGCTGCAGGCCCTGCCTACGATCTTCCCTCTTCTTACTCTTCTCTTCAGATGCTTCTCACCCCCTTTCACTTTATTGCATTCATGCTTTCTCTGTCACTTCCTTTCATCCATTAGTGCCATAAATTCTCCTTCTGCCTGCTTTCTACTATTCTATAACCTTGCCAATCATTTCAAATTTCTCACttcactttttaaaataatttctagtGGTAGCTGGTGATGTAATACATTCAGTCACCACTTTGTAAGTCACTGTTCTCAGATACTACATGGCACTGCATCCTTAATGAGTGATGATTACTTTTGGAAACtttcaaatttctaaaattatagtTTTCTTTCACGGTTTTGTTTTTGACAGTGATCCTGTTTGAAATAATGTCAGGTATTAAAcgttttacatatttaaaacaCTGGTTTGGTTTATTAAGTTATACTAGATTCGAGTTTCTTGTTGATAGACTGTGAAgactaaaattaatgtttttttttcttggaaaTCTAAATCCAAGTTTACCATGGTTTTTAGAACTAAAAAAATCCGCAAACACTTCTTTACGTGAAATTTAATTGATAAATACATGTGTCGCAAAGAAAGTTGTGGAGAAGAGATGAAAAGCTTGGATAAATATAGCATCATATCATTATGTCACCCAGGTAAAAAACAGTACGAGGGCAATTTTCAATTGTGGGATTTTCACTTTGTCAACTGTTCAACCATTTTCATTCATACAATGATTGTCCAAGACATCATCCACATTCCACAGCGTAGGTGTAGATATAGACTAATTATTCGAAAATCAAACCAACCTGGAAAGCACAACACCATATTCACCTATAGATTTTCTTTTGTCCAAATACACAAGATTTTACTGTATACACATATTCTTTTACACGGTTTGAATCTTCATTTTCCAGAAGCCTGGTGAAAAAATTGCTTTTATAAGTTTTCAATTCCGAACCTTTGGATTTGCGCCAAGGAACCTTATTCTCTGGACAGCTAGTCTAAAATTAGGAGCGTCTACACTgttaatactaatatttttattgtaagTTTGTTTAGTATTACTACAGATGGATTTCTGATTGTGACGTATACCAAATTAGCAACTATTTTTCCTTAACCGTGCTAAAAGAATTCCATGGGGCTCGAGACGTGGTGACAAGTAATAGATGCTACCGATTGTGTCACAAGGCATTGTCTCGTATTGAGAGAGACCAACACCCCAACTCGGCTAAACGTCTTTTTTTGTCCATGATTCGCGTAAATGTTAACTAAGCCACGTTTGGCGGAAGAATGCAGCTTTGGTGCTTATTGGGTACTGGCAGATCCAGTTTTCAAAAGGAGAACAAAGAAAAGGCTACAAGTTCTCACTAGCCTTTCACCAATGACCAAGAGACGAAAAATGCGACTGCTAGCTTCTCTCACATGGCCTTTTTCCTTCCCTTTGAGAATGACTCAACCTCCAATGATTCCACATTGTGATGGAGACATGGGAGTTGAATGGACATGCTTCATGCTTTATGGCCTTAACTCTCATATCGCCAAGGCATTTTGTAGAAAGTAAGGAAGCTTGTCCATATGTTGCGGATGGTGTGGTGTCTTTCGTTCACTTGCAGAAATACAAGCAAATAATGCCACCGATCCCGAAAAAGAAAGACCAAGTACAACTCAACCATTGAACATGCCACTATAAAGGTTTTTCTTCAAACAAGGCCACCAACCACCCCACCAAAAAAACATGCTGAATATGATGGATAATGGACCATTGTGGATCACTAGCACAACGCTACTCTTTGTGGAATAAATGCAAATTCTCAACTATGACGACAAGTACTATCTTGTTACATGATACCAGTATGTGAGAAATATACGCCAATATAAATGGGTAAACATTACTGTATAAAGCCAGTGGGAAAAAAGTACTGCATGTTTTTATAAGGAAAACAGATTTGGCATTATGGCGAATGAGTCCAATTTCAAAAAGCGACCGATTTTTGAAAGACAGACAGTCAACACATCTGATTAAGCATCTAATTCGAACACACTTTATTTGGAAGCAAAGGCGATTATTGAGCACAAGTATGAATCATAGAAacggtttttctttttcttattcaaaTCATTTCATAGCTGGCGACGAAGGACCACCATACTCCTTACAAATGATTGACTAAAGCAATCATGAACTAGGTCCTatcaagagaaaaaaataagttaCTATTTTGGTTGCAACTGCATGATTTTTTTACGTGCCATGATGTATAGAAGATCTAGTTTGACCGGACAAGGAAAGCGCATCACAAGTTTGACGGAAAATCATAAATGGGGTACAAAAGCTCTGAGGCTCTAAAGACAAcatatattaaacaaatatgGTTTATGGAAAACTCTTAGCTCTAAAGACAAAAACCTTCGTAATAATATATACAGAGTGCAAAAGTGCGGTAGAGTTGTAGCCTCTTGTGAAATGTGTCAAGGAATCTTGTTCAGTCGAGTTTCCTTCTGACTAGTCCTTTGAAAAAGTCAAAGCTGTAACACAGTAGGAAATCATTTTGAATTTCAATTGATAATAAGATCAGGTCATGCAATCACGTAATTTCAAACGTCCATTTCATTAATAAATGTGTCCGGTGAAATTTATCACTGTTTTTGATAACTATGCGTGcttcaaatttcaaaagttcCTAGGCCTAAactgttgatttttttttctccagaAGCATTTTGGTCATAACTAAATCATGCAGATGGCAGAAAAAGGTATTTTGTTCCATTACCTATTACCATCAGGGTGGAGCTCACACATTTGATTGTCATCACCGACAGCCAATAAATATCCCGAAGATGTCAAACCCTACGCataaattaatagaaaaattaCTTTACAGCAATAATGACAACCGAGTTAAACCATCAATATTACCACTGAAAATGGTTCACAGAAACTATCCATTTATTTTCACAGAACAAATTTTACATCAAGTGTTCTCTATGAACGGTTGGTCAGGAGGGAATAGTTTTCATCTGCCAAACCTGAATAGTTACCACATGCTCGATCACTTTGTCCCCATTCTTTTCTTGTACAACAACTCTCTGTCCACTGCACACAACAtttttgaatatataaataactgCACACCCATAAATACAACAATATGTTTAAAAGCATAAACAAAATGATGAATACAACAATATGTTTAAACTTCATTTCAGCTGCTAACTAAAATGAATAAATGAATTTAGTTGTTAGTTTTCTCTAAAGCATAAACTTTAACACAAACACCGGACTCAAGATTGATAAAGATATTTCAACACAATTAAAGTAAACAAATATAAGACACCAAGacatatataatctaaaaatgatAATCAAGATTTGTATGCTATATTAAACATCCTACGATAATTGCCTTCACAAAAACATAGCGAgatacattattattttatattttataatacacTCTATGTCGACttttctgattttctttttcaaaaaaatataaatattttatttttttctgatactaATGTTCTCGAAGTTTCCATCCTGAAGTATGCGTTGGCTGATGCGTTCAAGCtgatagaaaataatataagtgGACCCTGGGAGAATCAAACACATGTCATATTAGTGTTAGGGAAGTGCTGATGCAGTGCCTTGTGTCTCAAACAAGAAGAGTGTTTCTGCTTCAAGATCGGCATTATGACAAAACGTTAGGAATTCAGATTCACTCCTTCATGATTAACATTGCTACAAAGTATCAAGGGTAAAAGGAAGTACTACTTAAGTTTATGATGGTGATTAATTGCTAGTTCTAGTGATTTGAATTTCAAAGTGAAAAGATAAGAATAAAATGATGATAAAGAGGGCAAATGAAgacattttattttctctttttttggTGGGGGGGACAGGTAGAAAATAAGAATTGAAGACCAAAAATGATGAAAAGCAGGAAATAGCATGAATGCAGAGGTCCCTCATAGTTCTATTGTGTAAAAAATAGTACTCTTGGACAAAGAATCATCAGAACTTCTATTTAAAGCTAAGGTACAGTGGAGTCAATGGAACTCTTccatatatatattaatgataaGAACTTTCGACAAATTATGCAGCCACACACGATGGAAACTACTAATTCACTGAATGCTAGGTTAGTCACTAAACTTTCTAGAAAAAATAGTCTCCAGAGTAACAATGATTCTCTGATTTTACCAAGGCATAGAAACAGGGAATTCAATCACCTAGTTCTTAGCATATTTTGCAACCCTAATCATGATCCCTAACTTGTCCTTCAACTTTATCCATGCTAACAGGCATCACATTATTTGTGCCTTATAATTCAAGGcattaccaaaaaaaaaaaagattcaaAGGCAATTACAAGAAAACCAACCAATTCTCTTAAGTCTTGCAATGAATCCTtgccaataaaataaaataaataaaactacaGGTGAGAATTTTAAAACTAAGTCACCTGTGCAACCATGTCTTAATATAGAGCTCCTCTAGGGTCTGAAATCCTGCATTTAACAAGATTTGTGAAGCTGAAAATTACCTAACTAGTAATCAACATATTCGGTAATGTAGAATAATGGGTGCTTAAAATACAGTAAGTTGAGGAAAACTCTAAAGTCAGGAAACAAAGTAATTGCATTATTTTAACTCAAAAAAACACTGTTTTGGatgtttattttatgttaaattttttaataaatgctTATTTTTTCTTCCGTAGATGTATGTGAGACTATATTGGTCATCCATATATCGGAAACATTAAATTGATCCTTCAATTAAAAGTGCCATTAGTTTTGACAACAGATCTTCACTGATAATGTTTTCTGAGTGTCTATCTCCCTTTTCATAGACATTCCTCGGAGACAGTCACATGAAAATCTAGGATGGAAGGATCCACTCCCACTAGTTTTGTTCTTCTAGGAACCAATTTGATGTCACTTCAATAACGAATGTGATGGCATAAGTTACATTGAATTTGATGCATTTGTAAATGAACAACAAACTTGAGGAAACTGTAGGATCATGTCAGGCCTCACTCTCTAAGTCGTGAGTACAATCCATTAAAAGAAACAGTAAATCttcaaaaagggaaaaaaaatatccagacaaaagaaaaatagaggCTCATGGAGTTTTGCACTTGCAATTGTAAACCAGCAAATCATTTTCAATTATATACATAACTGTTGCATCCTATTCCCTATAGTTATATTACTCTTCTCTCTCTTGCCTGTTTCTCTGCTTTCCCAAAATATAAATTTCCATAATTTTCTTCCCTTCATATTATATGTAGCTTgattaatttagatataaaaagGATAGGCTTACAAGTATCTTCCATTGTGATTGGTACACAAGGGTGAGAAGCATAATTCAAGAAGTTGATTCAGATTGGTTAAAAGATTTTATTAATCCATGGGTTTTCCAGAGAAAGAGCACGATAGAGGAATGAACACAGGTACAAGATGTTTACACAACCAGAATTGAGGTATGATGTCAGAATTTAGATATGAAACCTATCAAACAAATTACTTAACTAGTACAGTACCTTGATTCACAAATAAACCATAAAATTCctcaaatttgttaaaaaaggCGGCTAGAATATCTTCTCTTTGAAATTGGTAACCTCCTGTAGACAACTCTCTTAGAACTGTATTTAAGGATGTTGTTGGCTTCTCATTGTTGACATTCAAGCCTATTCCTGTGAAAGCATGAGATTTGTTATGATCATCCTCATGAGCATAAActtgaaaatcattttattcttaCCAAAATGACATTAAGGAAAGTCAAATTCTCCACAGAAAACAGATAGACAAATTCAACTATTTAAGTACACAGAACAGAAGTGCAATCAGTCGATACTGAATGGCATTACTACTCAAGAATAATTTATTACCTGCACTAACGTTGAACTTCTTTGATTTATATGTCGAGGTGCAAAGAATGCCTCCAACTTTAGAGCCATTTAAGTAAAGATCATTTGGCCACTTGATTTTagcatctatgcttggtaacCCCTGGAATGGAAAGCGTTGGAATAAAACATACTTAAGGGCCCACAATGCCAAAACAATTGGAGAACATATTAACATTGTGACAAATCATGCATGTTGATTTGGAATACTGCCAAACACAAAGTAAACAACAGCATTCTTACTGCTGTTATTCTCGGAATCACATAAAGCAACAACAGGCATCAGTCTCCCCAAAAGAATTACAATTTTAAGTTTATTTAGTCAATAACATCTGCACATTTGTTTGTgtaaacagaaaataaatctaCTTAAATTTGTTAACCTTGCTACAATTTTCCCTAATCAAATTCACTGGCAAGCTAGGTGTCAAGTCAGTTCTTCAAAACAAAGCACTTACGTTTTTGTAACAGATATCCTTGACTGCCTCTGTGATAGCCAGGGAAACCACATACTGAACTAAAGGAACGACTCGTCCATCCTCCATTTGCAAAGTAAAAGAAAACATAAGGCAACCCGATGGAGATTCCCAGACATTCTTAGACCGACCTGAGAATTTAAGTGCTCAGGGCAGCTTGGACTTTAACTAAAATGGAAGTTGAAAAGGACAGATAATCACACACAACAACACTAAATGTTGTATAAATGTCAAACCTCGTCCCTTGGTCTGAACATCAGCGACACAAACTGTACCAATGGGAAGCTCACAAAAGTTTCTGAACA harbors:
- the LOC137821516 gene encoding biotin--protein ligase 2-like isoform X1, translated to MLLRNPSWTTTLLSATARRLYNHRLSTSSSMASSGSVFKGLALECSLLVLYGKSLAENETAKAIKTNNTLKLPENGEYSLVLHSQLDKALMQGSFQIPSFMDSLSTKQFGRLLIWSPQLTSTHDIVSQNFCELPIGTVCVADVQTKGRGRSKNVWESPSGCLMFSFTLQMEDGRVVPLVQYVVSLAITEAVKDICYKNGLPSIDAKIKWPNDLYLNGSKVGGILCTSTYKSKKFNVSAGIGLNVNNEKPTTSLNTVLRELSTGGYQFQREDILAAFFNKFEEFYGLFVNQGFQTLEELYIKTWLHSGQRVVVQEKNGDKVIEHVVTIQGLTSSGYLLAVGDDNQMCELHPDGNSFDFFKGLVRRKLD
- the LOC137821516 gene encoding biotin--protein ligase 2-like isoform X2; translation: MLLRNPSWTTTLLSATARRLYNHRLSTSSSMASSALECSLLVLYGKSLAENETAKAIKTNNTLKLPENGEYSLVLHSQLDKALMQGSFQIPSFMDSLSTKQFGRLLIWSPQLTSTHDIVSQNFCELPIGTVCVADVQTKGRGRSKNVWESPSGCLMFSFTLQMEDGRVVPLVQYVVSLAITEAVKDICYKNGLPSIDAKIKWPNDLYLNGSKVGGILCTSTYKSKKFNVSAGIGLNVNNEKPTTSLNTVLRELSTGGYQFQREDILAAFFNKFEEFYGLFVNQGFQTLEELYIKTWLHSGQRVVVQEKNGDKVIEHVVTIQGLTSSGYLLAVGDDNQMCELHPDGNSFDFFKGLVRRKLD